A portion of the Zootoca vivipara chromosome 6, rZooViv1.1, whole genome shotgun sequence genome contains these proteins:
- the BCO1 gene encoding beta,beta-carotene 15,15'-dioxygenase isoform X2 — translation MAYPDPCKNIFAKAFCYLSHTIPEFTDNCLINIMKNGDDYYATSEVNFIRKINPRTLETLEKVDYTKYVAINLSTSHPHYDSAGNVLNMGTSIVDKGKTKYVIFNIPSSAPASEKRKKKSCLKHLEVMCSIPSRSLLHPSYYHSFGLSENYIVFMEQPFKLDILKMATAYIRGVNWASCLVFHKDDKTWIHLIDKRTKKPVSAKFCTDAMVLFHHVNAYEEEDHVVFDIISYKDNSLYQMFYLKNLGGNFENSTKLNSIPACKRFVIPLQYDKEAEVGSNLVQLPSTTATAVKEKDGSIYCQPELIYEGIELPRINYDYNGKKYRYIYATQVKWSPVPTQVVKVDTLTKTALHWEEEHCWPAEPIFVPSPNAKEEDDGIILSSIVTSDPQKLPFLLILDAKTLKEIARAMVKTDLHLDLHGLFIPEKDLKMEPEADSDNEHE, via the exons ATGGCTTATCCAGATCCATGCAAAAATATATTTGCCAA GGCATTCTGTTATTTATCCCACACAATACCTGAGTTCACAGACAACTGTCTCATCAACATAATGAAAAATGGTGACGATTACTACGCTACAAGTGAGGTTAATTTCATTAGGAAAATCAATCCTCGGACTCTGGAGACCTTGGAGAAG GTTGACTACACCAAGTACGTGGCCATCAATCTGTCAACATCCCACCCCCATTATGACAGTGCTGGAAATGTTCTCAATATGGGTACCTCCATTGTGGATAAGGGGAAGACAAAATATGTTATCTTTAATATCCCTTCTTCAGCACCAG CAAgtgaaaagaggaaaaagaagtcGTGCCTGAAACACCTGGAAGTCATGTGCTCCATCCCCTCTCGCTCCCTGCTCCACCCGAGCTATTACCACAGCTTCGGCCTTTCGGAAAATTACATCGTCTTTATGGAGCAGCCCTTCAAACTTGATATACTCAAGATGGCGACAGCCTACATCAGAGGGGTGAACTGGGCCTCTTGCCTCGTGTTCCATAAGGATGACAAG ACCTGGATCCACCTTATTGACAAAAGGACCAAGAAACCGGTGTCTGCCAAGTTTTGCACAGATGCCATGGTCCTCTTTCACCACGTGAATGCTTACGAGGAGGAGGACCATGTGGTTTTCGACATCATCTCCTATAAAGACAATAGCTTGTACcagatgttttatttaaaaaacctgggCGGTAACTTTGAAAACAGCACCAAACTCAATTCTATACCAGCCTGCAAGCGATTTGTGATTCCTCTGCAGTATGACAAG GAGGCAGAAGTAGGCTCGAATTTGGTCCAGCTCCCATCCACCACTGCAACTGCAGTGAAGGAAAAAGATGGAAGTATCTACTGTCAGCCTGAATTAATATATGAAG GAATAGAGCTGCCTCGCATCAATTATGACTACAATGGCAAAAAGTACAGATATATCTATGCCACTCAAGTTAAATGGAGTCCAGTTCCCACACAG GTAGTTAAAGTTGACACTCTGACGAAGACGGCACTTCATTGGGAGGAAGAACATTGCTGGCCAGCTGAACCAATCTTCGTTCCTAGTCCTAATGCCAAAGAGGAAGATGATG GTATCATCTTGTCATCCATCGTAACGTCAGATCCCCAGAAGCTACCTTTCCTGCTGATACTGGATGCCAAAACGTTAAAGGAAATAGCTCGGGCCATGGTCAAGACAGATCTGCACCTGGACTTACATGGCCTCTTCATACCTGAGAAAGATTTGAAAATGGAGCCTGAGGCAGATTCGGACAACGAACACGAATAA
- the BCO1 gene encoding beta,beta-carotene 15,15'-dioxygenase isoform X1, with protein MATPVGMMEAIFSRNKEEHPEPLRAEVQGEIPSWMEGILLRNGPGMHTIGESQYNHWFDGMALLHSFTIKNGEVFYRSKYLRSDTYNCNIEANRIVVSEFGTMAYPDPCKNIFAKAFCYLSHTIPEFTDNCLINIMKNGDDYYATSEVNFIRKINPRTLETLEKVDYTKYVAINLSTSHPHYDSAGNVLNMGTSIVDKGKTKYVIFNIPSSAPASEKRKKKSCLKHLEVMCSIPSRSLLHPSYYHSFGLSENYIVFMEQPFKLDILKMATAYIRGVNWASCLVFHKDDKTWIHLIDKRTKKPVSAKFCTDAMVLFHHVNAYEEEDHVVFDIISYKDNSLYQMFYLKNLGGNFENSTKLNSIPACKRFVIPLQYDKEAEVGSNLVQLPSTTATAVKEKDGSIYCQPELIYEGIELPRINYDYNGKKYRYIYATQVKWSPVPTQVVKVDTLTKTALHWEEEHCWPAEPIFVPSPNAKEEDDGIILSSIVTSDPQKLPFLLILDAKTLKEIARAMVKTDLHLDLHGLFIPEKDLKMEPEADSDNEHE; from the exons ATGGCAACACCTGTAGGGATGATGGAAGCGATATTTTCCAGAAATAAAGAGGAGCACCCGGAGCCCCTCCGAGCAGAAGTGCAGG GTGAGATCCCAAGCTGGATGGAGGGGATCCTTCTCCGTAACGGTCCAGGCATGCATACAATCGGGGAAAGTCAATACAATCACTGGTTCGACGGCATGGCTTTGTTGCACAGTTTTACAATTAAAAATG gTGAAGTTTTCTATCGAAGTAAATACCTCCGCAGCGACACATACAATTGCAATATTGAGGCAAACAGAATCGTGGTGTCAGAATTTGGAACAATGGCTTATCCAGATCCATGCAAAAATATATTTGCCAA GGCATTCTGTTATTTATCCCACACAATACCTGAGTTCACAGACAACTGTCTCATCAACATAATGAAAAATGGTGACGATTACTACGCTACAAGTGAGGTTAATTTCATTAGGAAAATCAATCCTCGGACTCTGGAGACCTTGGAGAAG GTTGACTACACCAAGTACGTGGCCATCAATCTGTCAACATCCCACCCCCATTATGACAGTGCTGGAAATGTTCTCAATATGGGTACCTCCATTGTGGATAAGGGGAAGACAAAATATGTTATCTTTAATATCCCTTCTTCAGCACCAG CAAgtgaaaagaggaaaaagaagtcGTGCCTGAAACACCTGGAAGTCATGTGCTCCATCCCCTCTCGCTCCCTGCTCCACCCGAGCTATTACCACAGCTTCGGCCTTTCGGAAAATTACATCGTCTTTATGGAGCAGCCCTTCAAACTTGATATACTCAAGATGGCGACAGCCTACATCAGAGGGGTGAACTGGGCCTCTTGCCTCGTGTTCCATAAGGATGACAAG ACCTGGATCCACCTTATTGACAAAAGGACCAAGAAACCGGTGTCTGCCAAGTTTTGCACAGATGCCATGGTCCTCTTTCACCACGTGAATGCTTACGAGGAGGAGGACCATGTGGTTTTCGACATCATCTCCTATAAAGACAATAGCTTGTACcagatgttttatttaaaaaacctgggCGGTAACTTTGAAAACAGCACCAAACTCAATTCTATACCAGCCTGCAAGCGATTTGTGATTCCTCTGCAGTATGACAAG GAGGCAGAAGTAGGCTCGAATTTGGTCCAGCTCCCATCCACCACTGCAACTGCAGTGAAGGAAAAAGATGGAAGTATCTACTGTCAGCCTGAATTAATATATGAAG GAATAGAGCTGCCTCGCATCAATTATGACTACAATGGCAAAAAGTACAGATATATCTATGCCACTCAAGTTAAATGGAGTCCAGTTCCCACACAG GTAGTTAAAGTTGACACTCTGACGAAGACGGCACTTCATTGGGAGGAAGAACATTGCTGGCCAGCTGAACCAATCTTCGTTCCTAGTCCTAATGCCAAAGAGGAAGATGATG GTATCATCTTGTCATCCATCGTAACGTCAGATCCCCAGAAGCTACCTTTCCTGCTGATACTGGATGCCAAAACGTTAAAGGAAATAGCTCGGGCCATGGTCAAGACAGATCTGCACCTGGACTTACATGGCCTCTTCATACCTGAGAAAGATTTGAAAATGGAGCCTGAGGCAGATTCGGACAACGAACACGAATAA